Proteins found in one Panthera tigris isolate Pti1 chromosome B3, P.tigris_Pti1_mat1.1, whole genome shotgun sequence genomic segment:
- the RPS6KL1 gene encoding ribosomal protein S6 kinase-like 1 isoform X2 produces MSLVACECPPGPGLEPEPCSRARSQARVYLEQIRSLVAPGAPDVTKRDYLVDAATQIRLALERDVSEDYEAAFNHYQNGVDVLLRGVHVDPNKERREAVKLKITKYLRRAEEIFNCHLQRTLGGGASPGTGFSSLRLRPIRTLSSALEQLRGCRVVGVIEKVQLVQDPVTGGTFVVKSLSRCPIANRERLTIIPHGVPYMTKLLRYFVSEDSIFLHLEHVQGGTLWSHLLSKEHPQPSGLKSGSGPERMKASLNSPLSLQTPALLPLGPARLQDRILLEPPRTSQSLPQARGPPAIDPQREAAGSPSARTQTFCPSDLLRAPSGRLHLQARRGPGRSSDARPSWGLPWVHQGAVRVLGACRRGKSPSHPLADGAHPGFSRGAWHVNEEQVRQWAAETLVALEALHEQGVLCRDLNPRNLLLDQTGHIRLTYFGQWSEVEPHCCREALDNLYSAPEVGGISEPTEACDWWSFGSLLYELLTGTALSQSHPSGIQPHTQLQLPEWLSRPAASLLTELLQFDPARRLGAGGGGVNRLKAHPFFSTTQWSKLVG; encoded by the exons ATGAGCCTGGTGGCCTGCGAGTGCCCTCCTggcccaggcctggagcctgAGCCTTGCTCCCGCGCACGGTCCCAGGCCCGTGTGTACCTGGAGCAGATTCGCAGCCTGGTGGCTCCCGGGGCCCCGGACGTGACCAAACGTGACTACCTAGTAGATGCAGCCACGCAGATCCGGCTGGCCCTGGAGCGTGACGTCAGCGAGGACTATGAGGCCGCCTTCAACCACTACCAGAACGGCGTGGACGTCCTGCTGCGAGGCGTGCACg TCGACCCCAACAAGGAGCGACGCGAGGCTGTGAAGCTGAAAATTACCAAGTATCTGCGGCGGGCCGAGGAGATCTTCAACTGCCACCTGCAGAGGACTCTGGGAGGAGGAGCAAGCCCTGGCACG GGTTTCAGCAGCCTGAGGCTCCGGCCCATCCGCACACTGAGCTCTGCCCTGGAGCAGCTGAGGGGCTGCAGGGTGGTCGGGGTCATCGAGAAG GTGCAGCTGGTCCAGGACCCAGTGACTGGAGGGACCTTCGTGGTAAAG AGCCTGTCCAGGTGTCCCATAGCGAACCGGGAGCGGCTGACCATCATCCCGCACGGTGTGCCCTACATGACTAAGCTGCTTCGGTACTTTGTGAGCGAGGATTCCATCTTCCTGCACCTGGAGCATGTGCAAG GAGGCACACTCTGGTCCCACTTGCTCTCCAAGGAGCACCCCCAACCGTCTGGGCTCAAGTCTGGCTCCGGCCCAGAGAGGATGAAGGCTTCGCTCAACTCGCCCCTCAGCCTCCAGACCCCAGCACTGCTCCCCCTGGGACCCGCCCGCCTGCAGGACAGAATCCTGCTGGAGCCTCCacggacttctcagagcctcccCCAAGCCAGGGGGCCCCCAGCCATCGATCCCCAGAGAGAGGCTGCAGGTAGCCCTTCAGCCAGGACCCAAACTTTCTGCCCCTCGGACCTTCTGAGGGCCCCAAGTGGCCGCCTGCACCTCCAAGCCAGACGGGGACCCGGCCGGAGCTCGGACGCGAGGCCCTCGTGGGGGCTCCCTTGGGTTCATCAGGGAGCTGTCCGGGTGCTGGGGGCCTGCAGACGAGGCAAAAGTCCGAGCCACCCCTTAGCAGACGGGGCCCACCCCGGGttcagcaggggcgcctggcacGTGAACGAAGAGCAGGTGAGGCAGTGGGCCGCGGAGACACTGGTGGCTCTGGAGGCCCTGCACGAGCAAGGGGTGCTGTGCCGAGATCTCAATCCCCGGAACCTGCTTCTGGACCAGACAG GTCACATCCGGCTCACATATTTTGGCCAGTGGTCGGAGGTAGAGCCCCACTGCTGCAGGGAGGCTTTGGACAATCTCTACAGTGCGCCag AGGTGGGTGGGATTTCTGAGCCGACGGAAGCCTGTGACTGGTGGAGCTTTGGGTCTCTGCTGTATGAACTGCTGACTGGAACT GCACTGTCACAGAGCCACCCCTCGGGAATCCAGCCCCATACCCAGCTCCagctgcctgagtggctcagtcgccCAGCGGCCTCCTTGCTGACTGAG CTGCTGCAGTTTGATCCTGCGCGACGCCTGGGCGCTGGAGGAGGCGGCGTCAACAGGCTCAAGGCCCACCCCTTCTTCAGTACTACCCAGTGGAGCAAACTGGTGGGGTAA
- the RPS6KL1 gene encoding ribosomal protein S6 kinase-like 1 isoform X1 — protein MSLVACECPPGPGLEPEPCSRARSQARVYLEQIRSLVAPGAPDVTKRDYLVDAATQIRLALERDVSEDYEAAFNHYQNGVDVLLRGVHVDPNKERREAVKLKITKYLRRAEEIFNCHLQRTLGGGASPGTGFSSLRLRPIRTLSSALEQLRGCRVVGVIEKVQLVQDPVTGGTFVVKSLSRCPIANRERLTIIPHGVPYMTKLLRYFVSEDSIFLHLEHVQEVGGISEPTEACDWWSFGSLLYELLTGTALSQSHPSGIQPHTQLQLPEWLSRPAASLLTELLQFDPARRLGAGGGGVNRLKAHPFFSTTQWSKLVG, from the exons ATGAGCCTGGTGGCCTGCGAGTGCCCTCCTggcccaggcctggagcctgAGCCTTGCTCCCGCGCACGGTCCCAGGCCCGTGTGTACCTGGAGCAGATTCGCAGCCTGGTGGCTCCCGGGGCCCCGGACGTGACCAAACGTGACTACCTAGTAGATGCAGCCACGCAGATCCGGCTGGCCCTGGAGCGTGACGTCAGCGAGGACTATGAGGCCGCCTTCAACCACTACCAGAACGGCGTGGACGTCCTGCTGCGAGGCGTGCACg TCGACCCCAACAAGGAGCGACGCGAGGCTGTGAAGCTGAAAATTACCAAGTATCTGCGGCGGGCCGAGGAGATCTTCAACTGCCACCTGCAGAGGACTCTGGGAGGAGGAGCAAGCCCTGGCACG GGTTTCAGCAGCCTGAGGCTCCGGCCCATCCGCACACTGAGCTCTGCCCTGGAGCAGCTGAGGGGCTGCAGGGTGGTCGGGGTCATCGAGAAG GTGCAGCTGGTCCAGGACCCAGTGACTGGAGGGACCTTCGTGGTAAAG AGCCTGTCCAGGTGTCCCATAGCGAACCGGGAGCGGCTGACCATCATCCCGCACGGTGTGCCCTACATGACTAAGCTGCTTCGGTACTTTGTGAGCGAGGATTCCATCTTCCTGCACCTGGAGCATGTGCAAG AGGTGGGTGGGATTTCTGAGCCGACGGAAGCCTGTGACTGGTGGAGCTTTGGGTCTCTGCTGTATGAACTGCTGACTGGAACT GCACTGTCACAGAGCCACCCCTCGGGAATCCAGCCCCATACCCAGCTCCagctgcctgagtggctcagtcgccCAGCGGCCTCCTTGCTGACTGAG CTGCTGCAGTTTGATCCTGCGCGACGCCTGGGCGCTGGAGGAGGCGGCGTCAACAGGCTCAAGGCCCACCCCTTCTTCAGTACTACCCAGTGGAGCAAACTGGTGGGGTAA